A part of Synchiropus splendidus isolate RoL2022-P1 chromosome 19, RoL_Sspl_1.0, whole genome shotgun sequence genomic DNA contains:
- the dnmt1 gene encoding DNA (cytosine-5)-methyltransferase 1 isoform X3, which translates to MDTQDQEEEAFKSPTSKGKGGRKSKVNSDTKKSPARATRNSGKQQTISSMFSKVPKRKSEDLNGDATNGKDEAIKQEVDDEEEVHEEKRLKVDSNDKAAAEEPKVETAKAVATAKTPPPKCPDCRQFLDDSDLKFFQGDPDNALEEPEMLTDERLSLFDANEDGFESYEDLPQHKITNFSVYDKRGHLCPFDSGLIEKNVELYFSCVVKPIYDDNPCMDGGVPSKKLGPINAWWITGFDGGEKALIGFTTAFADYILMQPSEEYSSIFALMQEKIYMSKIVVEFLQKNHDATYEDLLNKIETTVPPAGLNFNCFTEDTLLRHAQFVVEQVESYDEAGDRDEQPIIVTPCMRDLIKLAGVTLGKSTLLYWRAARRQAIRHPTKIEKDSKGPTKATTTKLVYQIFDTFFSEQIEQDDKEGGALKRQRCGVCEVCQSPDCGKCTACKDMIKFGGSGKSKQACKQRRCPNLAVKEAEDDENVEEEDVRVEKPKKVSQVKRKKQTQCKLTWIGEPIKAVGKKQYYGKVCVNDEELEVGDCVSVSSEDPSTPLYLAKITSLWEDNKEKMFHAHWFLRGTQTVLGESSDPLELVVVDECEDMQLNYVQGKVNVTYKAPSDNWFMEGGMDDDIKVIDDDGKSFFYQFWYDTDYARFETPPKTTPTADCKFCCSCVRIQEREEQAVPRVLEPLDEDSDSKILYALAMFQGEQFRVGDGVYLPPDGFSLSVKPSSPVKRSHRKEDVDEDLYPEYYRKSSDYIKGSNLDAPEPFRVGRIKEIFCHRRSNGKSDLSDVKLRLFKLYRPENTHKGVKASYHTDINQLYWSDEEVTVSMSEVLGRCQVEYGEDLNESVQEYSSGGPDRFYFMEAYNAKMKSFEDPPNHARSAVHKGKGKGKGKGKGKGKSSAPQETPETQSEPQTLEVPKYRTLDVFSGCGGLSEGFHQAGISETNWAIEMWEPAAQAFRLNNPGTTVFTEDCNILLKLVMSGEKTNSLGQKLPQKGDVEMLCGGPPCQGFSGMNRFNSRTYSKFKNSLVVSYLSYCDYYRPKFFLLENVRNFVSFKSSMVLKLTLRCLVRMGYQCTFGVLQAGQYGVAQTRRRAIILAAAPGEKLPRYPEPLHVFAPRACSLNVVVDDKKYVSNVTRGNGGIYRTITVRDTMSDLPEIRNGAAALEISYNGEPQSWFQRQIRGTQYQPILRDHICKDMSALVEGRMRHIPLAPGSDWRDLPNIEVRLKDGTMTKKLRYTHSDKKNGRSSTGALRGVCTCAGGKPCDPADRQFNTLIPWCLPHTGNRHNHWAGLYGRLEWDGFFSTTVTNPEPMGKQGRVLHPEQHRVVSVRECARSQGFPDTYRFFGNILDKHRQVGNAVPPPLSRAIGLEIKKCVTDRMKEEQQVSEGIKQEKMEVSD; encoded by the exons ATGGATACACAggatcaggaggaggaggccttTAAGTCACCAACTTCTAAAGGAAAAGGTGGCCGCAAGAGTAAAGTCAACTCTGACACTAAAA AGTCTCCTGCCAGAGCTACGAGAAACAGTGGAAAACAGCAAACCATCTCATCAATGTTCTCCAAAGT CCCAAAGCGCAAGTCAGAAGACTTGAATGGAGATGCCACAAATGGAAAAGATGAAGCAATAAAACAAGAagtggatgatgaggaagag GTCCATGAGGAGAAGCGCCTCAAAGTGGACTCCAATGACAA agctgctgcagaagagcCCAAAGTTGAGACCGCTAAAGCAGTTGCAACTGCAAAG ACTCCTCCTCCCAAATGTCCAGACTGCAGGCAGTTCTTGGATGACTCGGATCTGAAGTTCTTTCAAGGCGATCCAGACAATGCG CTTGAGGAACCAGAGATGCTGACTGATGAGCGCCTTTCCCTCTTTGACGCCAACGAAGACGGCTTTGAGAGCTATGAAGACCTTCCGCAGCACAAGATCACAAATTTTAG CGTTTATGACAAGCGCGGTCACCTTTGTCCGTTTGACTCCGGACTGATCGAGAAGAATGTCGAGCTTTACTTCAGTTGTGTGGTCAAGCCCATTTATGATGACAATCCTTGCATGGATG GTGGCGTTCCTTCCAAGAAGCTTGGACCCATCAACGCCTGGTGGATCACAGGCTTTGACGGAGGAGAGAAAGCACTTATCGGCTTCACAACag CATTTGCCGACTACATCTTGATGCAGCCCAGCGAGGAGTATTCCTCCATCTTTGCACTCATGCAGGAGAAGATCTACATGAGCAAGATTGTGGTTGAATTCCTTCAGAAAAACCATGACGCTACTTATGAAGACCTTCTCAACAAGATTGAG ACGacagtgccccctgctggcctcaACTTCAACTGCTTCACTGAAGACACGCTTCTCCGCCACGCTCAGTTTGTGGTTGAGCAGGTGGAAAGCTATGATGAAGCCGGCGACCGAGACGAGCAGCCGATCATCGTCACTCCCTGCATGAGGGACTTGATTAAGCTCGCTGGTGTCACCCTGGGGAAGAG CACGCTGCTGTACTG GCGTGCTGCCAGGAGACAAGCTATCCGCCACCCGACTAAGATCGAGAAGGACAGCAAGGGCCCGACAAAAGCCACGACCACCAAACTTGTGTATCAGATCTTTGACACCTTCTTCTCCGAACAAATCGAGCAGGATGATAAAGAGGGTGGCGCTCTGAAACGACAGCGCTGTGGTGTCTGTGAG GTGTGTCAGTCTCCTGACTGTGGCAAGTGCACAGCCTGCAAGGACATGATCAAGTTTGGAGGAAGTGGCAAGAGCAAGCAGGCGTGCAAGCAAAGAAG aTGTCCGAACTTGGCCGTGAAGGAGGCTGAAGATGATGAGAACGTGGAAGAGGAAGATGTCCGTGTTGAGAAACCCAAAAAGGTTTCTCAAGTCAAGAGGAAGAAGCAGACGCAGTGCAAGCTCACGTGGATTGGGGAGCCCATCAAG GCTGTGGGTAAGAAGCAGTACTACGGAAAGGTCTGTGTGAATGatgaggagctggaggtggGAGACTGCGTCTCCGTGTCATCAGAGGATCCGTCTACTCCACTCTACCTGGCAAA GATCACGTCTCTGTGGGAGGACAACAAGGAGAAGATGTTTCATGCTCACTGGTTCCTCCGTGGAACCCAGACTGTGCTGGGAGAATCGTCTGACCCGCTGGAGCTGGTCGTGGTGGATGAGTGCGAGGACATGCAACTGAATTATGTGCAAGGCAAAGTCAACGTCACGTACAAGGCGCCATCGGACAACTGGTTCATGGAG GGAGGAATGGACGACGACATCAAAGTAATTGACGACGACGGCAAAAGTTTCTTCTATCAGTTTTGGTACGACACAGACTACGCGCGTTTCGAGACGCCCCCGAAGACCACGCCCACTGCGGACTGCAA GTTCTGCTGCAGTTGTGTCCGCATTCAGGAGCGCGAGGAGCAGGCCGTACCACGCGTGTTGGAGCCGCTGGACGAAGACAGTGACTCCAAGATTCTGTACGCGCTCGCCATGTTTCAAGGAGAGCAGTTCAGGGTGGGGGATGGGGTCTATCTGCCGCCGGATGGTTTCAGTCTCAG TGTGAAACCTTCCAGTCCAGTCAAGCGCTCCCACAGGAAGGAGGACGTGGATGAAGACTTGTACCCTGAATATTACAGGAAGTCATCGGACTACATTAAAGGCTCCAACCTAGATGCTCCAGAACCGTTCCGCGTCGGCCGTATTAAGGAGATCTTCTGTCACCGTCGGAGCAACGGCAAGTCTGACTTGTCAGATGTCAAACTGAGACTCTTCAAACTGTACAG GCCCGAGAACACTCACAAAGGCGTTAAAGCCAGTTACCACACTGACATCAACCAGCTGTACTGGAGTGACGAGGAAGTGACGGTCAGTATGTCTGAGGTCCTCGGTCGCTGCCAGGTGGAGTACGGAGAAGATCTGAACGAGTCGGTTCAGGAGTATTCCAGCGGCGGTCCTGACAGGTTCTACTTCATGGAG GCTTATAATGCGAAGATGAAAAGCTTCGAAGATCCTCCAAATCACGCTCGCTCTGCCGTCCATAAAGGCAAAGGGAAGGGCAAAGGGAAAG GGAAGGGCAAAGGGAAGTCATCAGCACCACAGGAAACTCCAGAGACACAGAGCGAACCACAGACGCTCGAGGTGCCAAAGTACCGCACCCTGGACGTGTTTTCTGGCTGTGGCGGACTCTCTGAAGGCTTCCACCAGGCCG GCATCTCTGAGACCAATTGGGCCATTGAAATGTGGGAGCCTGCAGCTCAGGCCTTCCGGCTCAACAACCCCGGCACCACTGTGTTCACAGAGGACTGCAACATCCTTCTGAAGCTGGTCATGTCCGGAGAGAAGACCAACTCCCTGGGCCAGAAGCTTCCTCAGAAGGGTGACGTGGAGATGCTGTGTGGAGGGCCACCCTGCCAAGGTTTCAGCGGGATGAACCGCTTCAACTCGCGGACTTACTCCAAGTTCAAGAACTCGCTGGTGGTCTCCTACCTCAG TTACTGCGATTACTACAGGCCCAAGTTCTTCCTGCTTGAGAACGTGAGGAACTTTGTGTCCTTCAAAAGCTCCATGGTCCTGAAGCTGACACTGCGCTGTCTGGTTAGAATGGGCTATCAGTGCACATTTGGGGTTCTGCAG GCGGGTCAGTACGGCGTGGCCCAAACCCGCCGCAGGGCCATCATTCTGGCCGCGGCTCCTGGTGAGAAGCTCCCACGTTATCCTGAGCCACTGCACGTCTTTGCTCCCAGAGCCTGCTCTCTGAATGTGGTGGTGGACGACAAGAAATACGTCAGCAACGTCACTCG TGGCAACGGTGGCATCTACAGAACCATCACGGTCAGAGACACCATGTCGGACCTACCAGAGATCCGAAACGGCGCAGCTGCACTGGAGATCTCGTACAATGGCGAGCCTCAATCTTGGTTCCAGAGGCAGATCCGAGGGACACAATACCAGCCCATTCTCAGGGATCACATCTGCAAG GACATGTCTGCGCTGGTGGAGGGTCGCATGCGTCACATCCCTCTGGCCCCCGGCTCCGACTGGAGGGACCTTCCCAACATCGAGGTCCGGTTGAAGGACGGAAccatgaccaagaagctgcgcTACACACACTCGGACAAGAAGAACGGGCGCAGTAGCACGGGGGCGCTGCGGGGAGTGTGCACGTGTGCGGGAG gtaAACCATGTGACCCAGCTGACAGACAGTTCAACACTCTGATCCCCTGGTGCCTCCCTCACACTGGAAACCGCCACAATCACTGGGCCGGCCTGTACGGCAGGCTGGAGTGGGACGGATTCTTCAGCACCACAGTCACTAACCCTGAACCCATGGGCAAGCAG GGTCGTGTCTTGCATCCCGAGCAGCACCGAGTGGTCAGCGTGAGGGAGTGCGCTCGCTCTCAGGGATTCCCGGATACCTACCGCTTCTTTGGGAACATCCTGGACAAGCACAGACAG GTGGGCAACGCCGTGCCGCCTCCTCTGTCCAGAGCCATCGGCCTGGAGATCAAGAAGTGTGTCACAGATCGAATGAAGGAGGAGCAGCAAGTGTCAG AGGGCATCAAACAGGAGAAGATGGAAGTCTCTGATTAG